The DNA window TCATAATGGTTTTCACCCGCTTTATCATAGATTGCAATGTTCTGCTGAACAATGTTATTTACTTTCTCATTCGTTATTTCAATGTTGTCGCCACCGATGGAATTGATAACAAGCTCAAAAACATTTAATAATTTCCTGCCATCTCCTCCTGATAATCGAAGTAAGGCTTCGCTTTCCTGAATGTCAATTTTTTTTGTTTTTAAAACAACATCTGTTTGCATCGCTAAATCGAGCATGGCTAACAAATCTTCTTTTTCTAAATGTTTTAGGATGTAAACCTGACAACGAGATAAAAGGGCTGATATGACTTCAAAAGAAGGATTCTCAGTGGTTGCACCAATCAATGTAATTGTCCCTTTTTCTACGGCCCCTAACAATGAATCCTGCTGTGATTTACTAAAACGATGAATCTCATCGATAAAAAGAATGGGATTGCTTTGACTAAACAAACCACTCGATTTCGATTTATCAATTACCTCACGAATGTCTTTTACCCCTGAATTAATAGCACTCAATGCATAAAAAGGCCGTTTTAGCTGATGTGCTATGATATTTGCCAAAGTAGTTTTTCCAACACCTGGAGGTCCCCATAAAATGATGGAAGGGAGTAAATTCGACTGAATGGCATTTCTTAGAATAGCTCCTTCACCCACAATGTGCTTTTGGCCAATGTAGTTGTCCAAACTAGTTGGACGCATGCGTTCTGCGAGAGGAGTCGAATTCATTATTGTTTCATTCCATTTTTTATCCAGCATTCAATCAAATCAATGGATGCTTGGTCTAATTGAGCTTCATTTGCAGGCATTCGAGGAAACCCTCGTTCGTGTTTAATTGTTCCCAATAGTTCGCCATTCGCTCCGGCTTTTGTCACATATTCAAAAACTGTAAAATCATACCCTCCGGCACCGCCATCGCTGTGGCAACTATTGCAATGTTTCTCTATAATTG is part of the Bacteroidota bacterium genome and encodes:
- a CDS encoding replication-associated recombination protein A, with protein sequence MNSTPLAERMRPTSLDNYIGQKHIVGEGAILRNAIQSNLLPSIILWGPPGVGKTTLANIIAHQLKRPFYALSAINSGVKDIREVIDKSKSSGLFSQSNPILFIDEIHRFSKSQQDSLLGAVEKGTITLIGATTENPSFEVISALLSRCQVYILKHLEKEDLLAMLDLAMQTDVVLKTKKIDIQESEALLRLSGGDGRKLLNVFELVINSIGGDNIEITNEKVNNIVQQNIAIYDKAGENHYDIISAFIKSIRGSDPNAAVYWLARMIEGGEDPLFIARRLLILASEDIGNANPTALVIANNCFQAVNVIGYPESRIILSQTVTYLASSAKSNAAYAAIGLASDLVKKTGNLPVPLHLRNAPTKLMKDIGYGENYEYSHGYKNNFSAQEYFPAELSGTKLYDPGNNARENELKEYLKKLWGSKYGY
- a CDS encoding cytochrome c, which encodes MKQKLFFAFSIILGFTACKSTQEATKTETVAVVKPVLDCSASALTYASIKPIIEKHCNSCHSDGGAGGYDFTVFEYVTKAGANGELLGTIKHERGFPRMPANEAQLDQASIDLIECWIKNGMKQ